CGGCCCGGCAGCGCGACCGCCACCACCTCGGCCCGCTCCGCCCGCCAGCCGTGCTCACCGAGGAGCACGGTCCCGCTCGCCCTCACCACCGCCGTCACCTCGCCCGGAAGCGCGTGCGCGCGGGCGTCGGCGGCGTCGTACCACGCGTCGAGCCCGCACGAGCAGCCCCGCGTCGGGGCCGCGTGCCCGCGGCTGCAGCGGGCGACCATGACCGGCGAGGCCCACGGATGGTCGCCGACGTGGGCGGGCAGCAGCCCGTCGTCGCCGATCCGGAACTGGCGGAAGCCGGTGACGTGCTCGAGGACGAGGGTGCTCATGTGGGGGTCTCGGCAAGCTCGGCCACCGGGGCCGGCTCGACCGCCACCCGGGGCTCGGCCACCACGAGCGGCTCGACCTGGACCACCTGCACGACCTCTCCGATGTTCGTCATGGGTCCAGCCTGCGCCGGCGGCCGCGCGGTGTCGATGACGTGCGAGGTCATGCTCGTGCGACACCATGCGGTCATGGGGAGACGTTGGTGGAGCGGGCCGACGGTCACGTGGACCGTGGTCGCGCTCACGACGGCGCAGCTGCTGGTCGCGACGCTGTTCCCGGACCTGCCGCAGTTCGACGGGAAGGCCTTCGCCTCGCGACTGGTCGCCTACCCGCTGATGATGTCGGCACCCGTGCTGGCGTGGTGGCGGTTCGGTGAGCGCCCGCTGCCCTGGCTGGGGTTCACCCTGATCGACATTCCCTTTCTTGTCGATGTCACAGGAAACACCCTCGACCTCTACGACTCGGTCGTGTGGTGGGACGACGCCAACCACTTCGTCAACTGGGCGTTCCTCTGCGGGGGCATCGGCCTGCTCCTGCTGAGATCCCCTCGGGTCCGGCGGGACTGGCTGCTCGTGCTGGCCGTGACCGGCATCGGGGCGGTGCTCGCGATCGCGTGGGAGCTGTCGGAGTACGCCACGTTCATCCGCTTCGGCACCGAGCTCGACACGGCCTACACCGACACCCTCGGCGACGAGGCGCTCGGCACGCTCGGCTCGCTCCTCGCCGCGGTCGTCCTGGTCCGGTCGGGACGTCGCGGTGCCTGAGGTCTCGCTCACCGACCTGCGCCGGCTGCGCGTCGGAGCGCACCTGCTGGACGGACGTGGCGCGGACCCGGCCGCCGTCGTACGCCACCTGGGAGCGCTGCAGGCCCAGGACCGGACGGCCACGCTCTGGTCGATGGGGCTGCGAGCCGGGACCGACGTGGCCGCGGTGCACGCCGCGGTCGAGGGCCGCGAGGTCGTGCGCACCTGGCCGATGCGCGGCACGCTGCACTGGGTGCCGGGCGAGGACGCCCGCTGGATGTGCCGGCTCCTGTCGCGGCCCGCGACACGGTCCGCCCGTCGGCTGCGTGAGGAGCGTGGGGTGAGCGCCGAGCTCGTCGAGCAGGCCGGCGCGGTCCTCGAGACCGTCCTCGCCGAGGGGCCGCGCTCGCGCCCCGCGGTCCTCGCCGCGTGGGAGGCCGCTGGGATCTCGACCGACCAGGGCCGGGGCTACCTCCTGCTGGTCAGCCTGTGCGAGCGCGGCGACCTGGTGCAGGCGGGGGTCGACGGCAAGCAGCCGACCTTCGCGCTGCTCGACCGCTGGGTGCCGGCGTCGCGCGACCTCGGCGACGAGGAAGCACTGGCGGTGGTGGTGGAGCGCTACGTCCGCAGCCACGGTCCCGTCCACGAGAAGGACGTCGCCGGCTGGTGGGGTGGCACCCTGCGGGACGTCCGTGCCGCGGTCGCCTCGCTCGGGGACCGCCTGGCGACGGTCGCCCACGACGGCGCCACCCTGCTCGTGCACGCCGACGCCGAGTCGTCCGCGGAGCCGTCGGTCGTGCTGCTGCCGGCTTTCGACGAGTTCCTCCTCGGCCACAAGGACCGCTCCGCCGTGCTCGCCGCCAGGCACGCCACGTCGGTCGTGCCCGGCGGCAACGGCGTGTTCGCTCCTACGGTCCTCGTCGACGGTCAGGTCGTCGGCACGTGGCGCCGTCAGGAGCGGAAGGACCGGGTCGAGGTGTCCGTCACGCCGTTCGAGCCGCTTCCCCGCCGGACGTTCCGGGCCGTGGAGACGGCCGCGGCGGCGTACGGGGACTTCGTCGGTCTGCCGGTCGACTTCTCGTCGACCTGACAACCGCTACGTCGTCGCGACGACGGGGTCGGCAGCCTTGGCGGTCGGCCGGATCGAGACCGACAGCACGGCGGCGACGCCGCAGAGCCCGGCTGCGGCGTAGAAGGCGCCGTCGTACGTCCCGGTCAGGTCGCGCACGTAGCCCGCCCCGACCGCCGCGATCGCCGCGCCGACCTGGTGCGAGGCGAACGTCCACGCGAACACGATCGGCCCGACACCGGCACCGAACTTGTCGCGGCAGATCGCCACCGTCGGCGGCACCGTGGCCACCCAGTCGAGGCCGTAGACGATGATGAACACCCACATGCTCGGGTGCGTGTGCGGCGCGAGCAGCGCCGGCAGCGTGAGCAGCCCGACGCCGCGCAGCGCGTAGTAGGCCAGCAGCAGGAACCGCGGGTCCCACCGGTCGGTCAGCCAGCCCGAGGCGATCGTGCCTGCCACGTCGAAGATCCCGACCACCGCGAGCAGCGACGCGGCGGTCGTCGCCGGCATCCCGTGGTCGTGCGCGGCCGGCACGAAGTGCGTCGCGATCAGGCCGTTGGTGGTCATGCCGCAGATCGCGAACCCGCCGGCCAGCAGCCAGAACGTCCGCGTGCGCGCCGCGTCCACCAGCACCCGCACCGCGCGTCCCGCGCTCGAGCCCTGGCGCACGTGCGGCGGCGGACCGGGGTCGGCGTCCGTCGCGCCGTACGCCCGGAGGCCGAGGTCGACCGGGTGGTCACGCAGCAGCCACAGCACGAGGGGCACGACGGCCAGCGCCGCGGCCGCGGCGACGGCGGCGGCCGAGCGCCAGCCGTGGTGGGTGGCGATCCACGCGATGACCGGCAGGAAGATCAGCTGGCCGGTCGCGTTGCCGGCGGTGAGGATGCCGCTGACCAGGCCGCGCCGGGCGACGAACCAGCGCGTCGACACCGTCGCCACGAACGCCATCGACATCGAGCCGGTCCCGACGCCCACGAGCACGCCCCACAGCGCGACCAGCTGCCAGGCCTCGGTCATGAAGACGGTGAGCCCGCTGCCGGCGGCGACGAGCAGGAGCGCGGTGACCACCACGCGGCGCACGCCGAAGTGGTCCATCAGCGCGGCGGCGAACGGCGAGAACAGCCCGAACAGCACGAGGTTGACCGCGACCGCCGAGCCGATCGTGCCGTGCGACCAGCCGAACTCCCTGTGCAGCGGGTCCATCAGCACACCCGGCACGGACCGGAACGCGGCCGCTCCGACCAGGGTCACGAAGGTGACGCCGGCGACCAACCAGGCGGGGTGGAGCCCACCGTCGGCGGTGGGGTCTCGGCGGTCGGCCTCCGGGCGCAGCTCGGTCACGCGAGGATTCTCCGGGAGCCGGGTCCGGTCGCGCGAGTGGCCCGAAGGCCGATATGTGTCAGGATCTGGCCATGACTCCGCATCGCGTGGCCGTGCTGCTGCTGCCGCCGGTCATCGGCTACGACGCGACCATCCCGCCCCAGGTCCTCGGGTCGGCGACCGACGCGGGCGGGCACGCGCTGTACGACGTCCGCATGGCCGGCCTCGACGGCGCCCCGGTCGAGACGCTGTCGGGCTACACCCTCGGGCCGCAGGGCGACGCCTCGCTGCTGGAGTGGGCCGACACGGTGATCGTCCCGGGGACTCGGTTCCCGTCCGCGCGCAACGACGGCACCCTCACCCCCGAGGCCCACGACGCCCTGGCGCGGGTCCGCCCCGGGACGCGGTTGGTGTCGATCTGCACAGGCGCCTTCGTCCTCGCCGCGGCCGGGCTGCTGGACGGACGCCGTGCCACCACCCACTGGGAGTACGCCGAGCCGTTCCGCGCGCTCTACCCCGACGTCCTGCTCGACGAGGCCGTGCTCTTCGTCGACGACGGCGACGTGCTCACCTCGGCCGGCCTGAGCGCGGGCGTCGACCTGTGCCTGCACCTGATCCGCACCGACCACGGGGCCGAGGTCGCCAACCGGGTCGCGCGCCACACCGTCGTACCTCCCTGGCGCGACGGCGGCCAGGCCCAGTTCATCGACACCGCGGTCGCCCCCGCACCCGAGCAGTCCACGGCCGCGGCCCGC
This genomic window from Nocardioides marmoribigeumensis contains:
- a CDS encoding winged helix DNA-binding domain-containing protein; the protein is MPEVSLTDLRRLRVGAHLLDGRGADPAAVVRHLGALQAQDRTATLWSMGLRAGTDVAAVHAAVEGREVVRTWPMRGTLHWVPGEDARWMCRLLSRPATRSARRLREERGVSAELVEQAGAVLETVLAEGPRSRPAVLAAWEAAGISTDQGRGYLLLVSLCERGDLVQAGVDGKQPTFALLDRWVPASRDLGDEEALAVVVERYVRSHGPVHEKDVAGWWGGTLRDVRAAVASLGDRLATVAHDGATLLVHADAESSAEPSVVLLPAFDEFLLGHKDRSAVLAARHATSVVPGGNGVFAPTVLVDGQVVGTWRRQERKDRVEVSVTPFEPLPRRTFRAVETAAAAYGDFVGLPVDFSST
- a CDS encoding MFS transporter, with amino-acid sequence MTELRPEADRRDPTADGGLHPAWLVAGVTFVTLVGAAAFRSVPGVLMDPLHREFGWSHGTIGSAVAVNLVLFGLFSPFAAALMDHFGVRRVVVTALLLVAAGSGLTVFMTEAWQLVALWGVLVGVGTGSMSMAFVATVSTRWFVARRGLVSGILTAGNATGQLIFLPVIAWIATHHGWRSAAAVAAAAALAVVPLVLWLLRDHPVDLGLRAYGATDADPGPPPHVRQGSSAGRAVRVLVDAARTRTFWLLAGGFAICGMTTNGLIATHFVPAAHDHGMPATTAASLLAVVGIFDVAGTIASGWLTDRWDPRFLLLAYYALRGVGLLTLPALLAPHTHPSMWVFIIVYGLDWVATVPPTVAICRDKFGAGVGPIVFAWTFASHQVGAAIAAVGAGYVRDLTGTYDGAFYAAAGLCGVAAVLSVSIRPTAKAADPVVATT
- a CDS encoding GlxA family transcriptional regulator, whose translation is MTPHRVAVLLLPPVIGYDATIPPQVLGSATDAGGHALYDVRMAGLDGAPVETLSGYTLGPQGDASLLEWADTVIVPGTRFPSARNDGTLTPEAHDALARVRPGTRLVSICTGAFVLAAAGLLDGRRATTHWEYAEPFRALYPDVLLDEAVLFVDDGDVLTSAGLSAGVDLCLHLIRTDHGAEVANRVARHTVVPPWRDGGQAQFIDTAVAPAPEQSTAAARAWAASRLDHPLEVADLAAAASMPLRTFTRRFGAETGLSPGAWLIQQRVRHAQRLLETTDLPVDDVASRSGLGSAGSLRAHLRTVAGVSPTAYRRTFRG